The stretch of DNA GGAAATTGATCGATAAGCCGGCGCGCAAGACGCTCTACACCGGGCAGTTCGGTATAGGTGTGGCTCCCGACAATGAGATCGATACATTTGAAAGAGGCGTATTGAAGCGTGTACAGCACCTTCTCCCCGGTAATGTATGCATCGCAGCCCTTTTCAACCATTTCGAGCATATCCGCCGTCATCTCACCCGCCCCGGCGACAAAACCTATGCGCCGAACCGAACGGGTATGATTCTTCCAGGAAAGCACCTTCTCCTCACAGATCGCACTGACTTTTGCGACAAGATCCTCGAACGGGAGCGGTTCGCTGAACTCAGCGATCCTGCCGCAGGAGAGACCCTTATACGCCGTCGTTTTCCCGACAATACTCGCGCCAAGCCGTTCGACGAACGTCGCGCTCGTCCCGAAATCGGCGGCGTCAAGAGGGAGATGTACGAAAAAATGCGACAAACGATGTTCACGAAGCAAAGAACGGCAGCGCACATCCATGCCGTATATGAAATTCCATGCATTATGATGCGTAAGAATGAGATCGACATTCCGTTCCGCCGCAGCGTCGATGACTTCCGGGGTTAAATTCGTTGCGTAGCCGACGGCATGTATCGTTTGTGCATGGGCGGCAGTGAGTCCCATCTCGTCGGGCATCGGTTCAAAAAGTCCTGTGAGGAATTCTTCCGCTTCATGTATATTCATTCATCTTCCGTCTATTGGAATTTATATCCGACACCGCGTATATTGCGTATGCGGTCGCCGACCCTGCCGAGCTTCGTGCGGAGATTCATGATATGCACGTCCACCGCGCGGTCGGTGGTGGCCTTCTCATTGCCCCACAGATGATCGAGTATACGGTTGCGCGAGCACACGGCACCGGGACGCTCAGTGAGCAGATCGAGTATCTTGAACTCCGTTGTCGTCAATTCTATCCTCTTCCCGGCAGCGCTTACCTCGAACTTCTCGGTGTCTATGGTTATATTATCCACGGTACGGACTATGTTCTTCTCTTCAGCGAGCGCGCGCCGACGGAGCACCGCCTTCACACGCGCGGTCAATTCCCTCGTCGAGAAGGGTTTTGTCATGTAATCGTCCGCACCGAGCTCAAGCCCGAGGACTTTATCGCTTTCCTCAGACTTTGCGGTAAGCATTATTATGGGGATATTTCCCGTACGCTCGTCGCTGCGCATGCTCTTGCATATATCGATGCCGCTCATATCGGGGAGCATGAGATCGAGAATGCAGCAGGCGGGGATGGCCGTCCTCAGATAACGCATGAAGTCATCGCCGTTCGCGAACGGTTTCACGGTAAAATTCGCCTTGGTAAGCGTCATATCGACGAGCTCGCGGATATCGCGGTCGTCTTCAACAATCGCTATTATCGTACCCATATCGTCTCCGCGTCATCGTATATCGGCATTGCCCCAATGGCAAGCGCTGCGACGAATCCTCGCTGCGAAAATACAGAACAAGGGACATGTCCGTTACTCCATCATTGTAACAACATTGTGTTAGTTTTGTGTAAATAATGGAAAGATCGAATCAGGGATGAATTTACGACGAAACTCACAAAAACAACGAAGTGGGATACCCCGTCCTGAAAAATTTTTGCATTTTCATTTCGTGCTTTTCGCGATTTTCGTTGTTGACATCTATTTTCAGCCGGCGGGAATGGTTACCGTGAACGTCGTCCCTTTGCCCACCACGCTTTGCACCGCGATATCGCCGTTATGAAGATGAACGATATGCTTGACGATGGAAAGCCCGAGCCCCGTCCCGCCGGCCTCGCGCGAGCGTGATTTATCCACGACATAGAAGCGCTCGAAAATATGCGGCACATCCTCCGCGGGTATCCCTATGCCGGTATCCTCAATGCGTACTGCAGCCGTATCCCCGCCCGAAATACGCACGGCAATGCCGCCCTGTTCGGTATATTTCACCGCATTATCCACAAGATTTATCACAAGCTGTTCCAGCTTGAAGCGGTCGCACAGAATAACAACGGGAGCCGGTGCGTCAAGCGTTATCGTCAGCCCTTTTTCCAGGGCTCGCTTCTCGAATATCGAGAGCACGTCCTTCACTATCTCGGTCATATCCATACGCTCACGGTCAAGTGACGGCGTCTCGCGTTCAAGATCGGAAAGCACGAGCAGATCGCGCACGATGTTCGCGAGCCTCTCGGCGTTCTTCCGGATGATGTCGACGAATTTAAGCCGCGCATCGCCCGATAATTCGTCTGCGAGCGTTTCGGCGTATCCCTTTATCGACGTAAGCGGCGTGCGAAGCTCATGCGATACATTGGACACGAGGTCGCGCTTGAGTCGTTCGATGTCCCTTTCCATGGAAACATCCCGGAGCATTACGAGAATATACCCGCGCGATAGAAGCGCGCGCGATGCCACCGCGAAGGTGCGCTCTGCCATGCGCATTTCGCGGTGAACGAATTCCCCCGACTTCGCCGACCGCACGACGGTAAGGAATCCATCTTCCGGCAGTACATCCCAGTACGTGCGGCCTGTGGACGCAACGCCCGCAACGGAACGGAACGCATCGTTCGCTATCACGATGGTCCCCTTCGCATCGATGAGCACCACCGCTTCCTCGATGGCCGCGAACACCGTGGCAAGCTCATCCTTTCTCGCGGAGAGCTCATCGATAAGGCCCTTGAGCGACGCCACCATGGAATTGAAGTTATCAGCAAGCGGTTTGAACGCGCTCGTTTCGCTCACATACGCCCGCGCGTTGAGATCGCCGGATGCGACACGCGATGACGCCTCGGACACGACGGCAAGCGGATGACCGAGTGTACGCGATACGACGACGGCGAATAGTATCGCCGCGGCAATGCCCACCGCCGCCGCAATACCGATGACAAGAAGCGCACGGCGCATCGTATCCTCGAACGTCTTCGCCCTCATGCTGGTGCGTATAAAGCACACGGGCTGCCCGTCGACGGATGCCGTTACCGCAAGATACAGCATCGATTCCTTCAGTGTTACGCTTCTGCGCTCCGATTCGCCCGATCGGTATGTCTGCGCGGCGACTATCTCCGGCCTGTCCGCATGGTTCTCCATGGTCTTCGGGTCATGGTCCGAATCGGCCATGACGACGCCGTTGAGCGCAATGACCGTTATCCGTTTATTGAGCGTCCGCGCGAGCGGGCGTATATATCGCTCAATGCCCAGAGCATCTCCCCGCATGGCATACGGCAGCACGGCCGCCTCAACGCTTTTCGCAAGATCATAGAGCTCACGCCCGGCTGACGCCCGGCCGCTGTCGCGGACAGTACGTAACGCCAGTATGGTAATGACCGACATGAGCGCGATGATGGTAAGGAAACCGGCGAATATGCGTATGAACAGTGAACGTTTCATCGAGGCCTAGAACGACATGACCCAGCGGCCGTTCTCCCTCATGAGCGTGAACACCTGCGGTTCCGTATCCTCGCTCTGCTGTTTCCTGTCATGCACGGTGGTATACGCCTGCACAACGGCGGTATTCCCTTTTATCACGACCTGTTTCACGCTTACGAGCGTGGTCTGAAGCTCGAAATCGACCAATGGCTGGGACTTCACATAGCTTGCAGCGCTCGTTACCGATCGTGTCTTCTCGAGTTTTTCCTTATACTTTTCCGAGAAGAACTCCTTGTACGCGGTGGCGATATCCTCCGGCTTGTATTCCAGCGCGAGGAATTGGCGGAGACGCTCTATCACGAGCTCCTCCTCTTTGCGAACGCTTTCGGAGGATGCCGACCCGAAGCGGTCACATGACACCATACCGATCATAAGTGATGCGAGCGTCAATCCGATGACCAGGAACCGTTCCATTGAAAACTCCTTATTTGAGATGTTCATATTCCTTCGGCCCGTCCCCGAGTATCTCGGTAACGGTGACGAATTTGTAGCCGCGTTTTCGATAATGCTCGATGAACCGGGGCACGATATCGATCATCTTATCATATTCACGTGCCGACCCGAGATGGCAGAGCGTTATCACACCGTTCATGCGCATCGGATCATAGTTCTCCATGGCGATAAGCCGTGAGAGCATCTGCTTTGATGTATAGTAGTTGCTGTTGCGCACCGTCACCGCTTCCGCCCTATCGGCGTTGTAGGAGACCGTCGTTGCTCCTGATACGTAATCAAGAAAATCAACGGTCCAGTACACATGCACCGGGTATCCGAGCGATGCGGCGACATTGAGTATGTCCTGATCGACACTTCCGTACGGAGCGCGCCATATCTTCGCAAGCTCTTTGCCGGTCACTTTGCGGAACGTGTCCTCCACCTGCTTCAACTGTGCGGCGAACTCCTCGCGCGAAAGCGGATAGGTCGAGTAATCGTTGTGAAGCACACGCTCCTTATAGGATGTCTCATAGAGCGAGCGCACAAGCTCGAAATGGCTCCAGGTATGATTGCCGAATTCACAGCCGAGGTCCGAGAGGAGCTTGATATACCTGAGGTTGGCCCCGCGCAAGAGCGACCCCGCGTTCTTTCGCGGCGTCTCGTTCGATATGAACACGGTCGCTACGACACCGTATTTTTTGAGAATGGCGTAGAGACGCCCCGCATCGGTGCCGGTACCGAGGTCGAAGGTTATCGCGATGCGTTTGAGCCTCGTCGTGCCGCGGAACACATTGCGCCCGGCATTGGTAATGCCAGAAGTGAAACGAAGGAGATTTCGCTCGACCATCTCGCCCATGTTCATATCGCGTATATTGGCGATGCTCTCTTTGCGCGCGCGTATGCGGTAGCGGTCGAACTGTATCTTGTAATCGAACAGGAGGTTCTTCTGTATCTCCTCATTGTCGCGGAGTACCGCGATCTTCTGCTTATCGTCATCGACCTTCTTCGAGAGGTCCTGTATCGTATCCACGCTCGCGCGGAACAGGTTCGGCAGCACAAAGAGATAGAACAGTATCGACAGCGCGCCGATGGCGGGGAGCGATATCAGTATGATGCGCCGTACGCGTTTGCCGACACGGGACACCGGCGTCTCTTCTATCTCGACCTTCGAAAGGGCGAATATCTCTTTCGCTTCGAGAAGATCGCGCTCCTCATCGAGGTTCGCCGACGATGCATCATGTTTTGAACGCTGTTCTTCCGCCTTGATGCGCGCTATCGTCTCATCAACAGGGAGCGTCCCGCGGGAGCCCTTCTTCTTGCGTTTTTTGTTCGCAGTACGCGCCACCGTCACAACCCTTTGAGGAGCGAATCGCGGTCGCCCGAGGCGTTATCGCGGCTCTTTCGGAAATCCGCCGCGGTATTGGAGAGCACCGTGCGTTCGAAGTACTTCACCGTCGACGGGCGTTCAAGCGCTATCTCGCGCCCGCTCTCTTCCCAGACGACGGTATTATTATCGCGGTAGCGGCCCTGACCGTATTTCGCGGTGAGCGCGTTCATGAGATCGAGGAAGGTGAACTGCTTTTCCTGGAATGCGAGACGTATGCTGAAGAGCCTGTCGCCCTTGAAGAGGAAATAGCCGCTCTTGAAGTATTTGTTCTCCGCGAGATTGACAAAGGTATCGCTTTTTTCTCCGATTATATCGATGTCACGCTCAACGAATTTCGACGGGAGTATCATGAGATTATCTTCATAGATAGCATCGATAGCCTGCTTCATCGTCTGCCCGAGTCTGATAGTACGGAAGCCGCTTATCGCGGTCAGGCTTTTGCCGCGGGAATCATAGTCGCTTCCCGCGGTGCGGGCATTGGTGATACCGCTTGCGGCCTCGCGGCTTGCTTTTGCAGGTGCATTCGTCTGCCCGTAGAGGTCATGGGCCGACGCGGCGTACAGTACCGCACCGATAGCTATGAGAACGCTGAATTTCATCTTTTTACATTAATTATCGTCAATTGTGAGTTTTATATAACGATTTTTATTGACAGAATTCATCTTTACTTTATACTACCCCGGCAATGTACCGCTGTATCCCTGCACTCACCCTGGCCCTTACTGCCGGCCCCCTTACCGCGCTTTCTATCTCCCGTACCGATTTTGCCACTATTTACCGGTCCGGAAAGGCGATCAGCGTCTATACCCCCACCGTGCTTCTCGCGAATGACGGCCTGCGTTCCGGGGCTACGATATGCGAGACCGCCGACACCAATGGGCCGTATGCCTATCTCATGCCGCGGGGACGCGGTATCGTAAAACGCACGAACGGCACCAATGTCATGACCATCGACGAGGGCGCGCTCGTCACGGCCGATGCACGATTACGATCGAATTCCAATGCCGTCGAGCACACCAATGCGTTCCGCATACGCTCGAGCGTATCGGAATTCCAAGCGGGCAAACCGGCGATATTCTTTCTCGTCTCGCAGCTGCCCCTCTCCAATGTCCGCGCCGAGATGTTCATATCGGATTTCGCCTATGATGTGGTGTTCACACCGCAAAAGCCGCAGGACGGACAGTATCTCTTCCGCGCCGTGACCGGTTTCGACTGCGAATGGCGCTCGAAACGGACCGTGCTCAGGGTGAGCGCCGATACCGCCCCCGGCATACGGCTTTCGGTAGGCGCACAGCTGCAATTCACGAACACTTCGCCCCGGATCGGCGTACCGCAGACGGTGCGTAATTTCGGGCAGAACCTTGTCTCCATCATGTACGACCGACGTGCTGTTGACGAAGGTGCCCGCCTGCGCACGAATATCCTCAATACGGTATCACCCAAAAATCTTCTTGATGGACCATTCCTCGTGCCCGCCGACGGCGACTGCACATCGGCATTCGGCATACCGCGTGTATACACGGCACGCGACCGCTCCTATCACCGCGGCATGGATATCGGCAATGCCGAGGGAACGCCGATACGCGCAGCGAACAGCGGCGTCGTGCTCCTCTCCGAACTCTTGTATGTTCGCGGTAATTGCGTTATCATCGACCACGGTGAAGGACTGCTCTCCGAATACATGCATATGTCGAAGCTTGCCGCTGCGGCCGGCTCCTTCGTACGCAAGGGGGACATCATCGGGTATATGGGTGCCACAGGACTTGCAACAGGACCTCACCTGCACTGGGGCGTCCGTACCGGCACGGTGTGTGTCGATCCGCTCGCATTCACCAACAATGTGCTCCCGACTATCCAAGAAGCACGATCGGAGGTCTATTGATGGACGAAGAAATAACGCGGTTCCACGACCCGTTCTACATAACCTACCTGGGGCATATGCTCGGCGTTGCGGCATTCCTCCTCTCGCTCTTCATCTTCTTCACCGGCACCCTCGGCGATGAATACCGCATTGTCAACGCGTGGACGAAATCCGCATCGGACAGGAATTACCTCGAGCGCGACACAAGCGTGAGCATTACGGGCGATATGCATGTCAACCATATCACGCTCGGGGAACAGTTCGTGCACTATTTCGAGAAGAACGGCGCCACGACCTATTTCATGAAGCTCGGCAGGAACGATTTCGCCGCCTGCGGCAGGGACAATTTCATCATCTATAATCGTTATGGCGATAAGATATCATGTTACGATATCACCGGCAGGCTCCGATGGATGCGCGAAACGAAGACGTATCCTGAATTCGCCGCTGCTGCGGGATCGATCGCGCTTCATACAAGCGAGCACATGAGCTTTTCGCTCATCGATGACAACAACAATGACGTAAGTCAGCAGATACGGGCGGGGGAATTCATCACCGACAGCGGCTTCGCACGGCACACCGGCGATTACGCTGCAGGATACATCAACGGCCAGTTCTGCTACATCTACCGTACCGGGAAGATGAGCTTCCTCACATCGAGCATCCTGAGCACGAGGAACGTCGTCAAGGCGATAGCGCTCTCCGAATACGGGAGTTTTGTCGGCGTTATCAGCGGTCTCTTTCCGGAATACATATCCGTATACACGGCCGAGGGGCGTCTCGTCTGGTACAAGAAGACCGATCTCATGCGCCGTCGCACCGTATCGCTTACGCTCAATGAAACGGCGAACGCGCTCATCACCCTCCGCGATTACGGCATCGCCGTCTACGGGCTTAAGAACGGGCATGTACGCTACTATCTGCCGCTCAATGATGCGGGTATGGAATTCGCGACGTATATGAAAGCGGATATCAGCGGCAACAATGCCCTCGCATCGGTATGCCGCGAGGGCTCGAGCAGGATATTCCTCATCGACTATAAACAGCAGTATGTGGCATGGAAGAACACCATCGATACATGGACATACGATGTCGGCTTCTCGTCACGCGGCGACGAGTTCGTCGTCACTACGGATAAATTCATCTACTGCTATAAACGGCTGCAGCTGTGAGCGTCACGCCGCGAAAACGAACGGCACATTTCCGATGGTCCCGCACGGTGTTCGAGAAAGCGATACTCGATGCGCTCAACGAGATACCCGCCGCACTGGCCAATGCCGTTGAGAACGTGGAGTTCATCATCAACGATGCGCCCGCAAAGCCGGGTTCGAAGAATTTCCTCCTCGGCTTGTATCAGGGCGTTCCTCTCAATGAACGCGGGCTCTTTTATCAGAACGCATTGCCGGACACGATAACGCTCTATCGCGCGAACATCGAACGGACGGCGAAGAACAGGAACGAGCTTGTCGGGACGATACGGGACACGATAATACATGAAGTCGCCCACTACTTCGGCATGAACGACCGCGAGATACGCAAGCGCGGATTCGGGTAAGACCATGGACAATGAGATACGTTTTATCCGCCCCGTACGATCCCCCGTGCGCGTACCGGTGTTCACCTCGATGCGCACGGGCGGCGTAAGCGAGGGCCCCTATGCGTCATTGAACACCGCATATCATGTCGGAGACAACGAAGCGCATGTCGCAGAGAATCGCACACGTCTGTTCGATGCTATCGGCATGCCGCTCGCCCGCGCAGTATTCCTCGATCAAACGCACTCGGCATCCTGCGTCATAGCGGATGAGAGCCATGCCGGGCGCGGCGTACGCGCTCATGCAGATGCCATTCCCGCCACCGACGCCGTCATCACAAAATGTACGGGCATACCGTTGGTCATACAGACCGCGGATTGCCTCCCTGTCGTCATCGCCGATACGGAAAAAGGCGTCATTGCTGCCGTCCACTGCGGATGGAAAGGGATCGCCGGCGGCATACTGCAGAACACCGTGTCCGCCATGCGTACCGCCTTCGGGTGCCGATCGGCGGATATGCATGTATTCTGTTCGGCCGCCATCGGCGCTGCATGTTATGAGGTCGGCACCGAGGTCGCCTCGTTCTTCCGATGCGTGACGAACGTTGACGGCAAGCTCTTTCTCGACATAAAAAGCGAAGCGGTATCGATACTGATGACGCTCGGCGTTACGGAAAGCACTATCGAGGTCGCACCGGAGAATACGTTCACCGATGCGGGGCTTTTCTCATATCGGAGGGACAAGATATGCGGGAGAATGGCTACAATAGTGATGATACGATAATGCATGCATTAGGAGAATTGAACCACGGAGGGCGCAGAGAGCACAGAGAAAATGTGATTTTGTATTCTCTGGCTTATCTCCGTGACCTCGGTGGTTCAAATTGTATCTTACCCGATATTCCGTTACGGTGCATCCAATTGACAATTCCCGGCATTATTGTGTAATTATCGCAAGGAAAAGCAATGGTACTGTTCATCGACAATTATGACTCGTTCACGTACAACCTCGTGCAGTATGTCGGCGAGAAGAACCCCGACGTGCGCGTGGTCAGGAACGATGCGGTAACGCTCGATGGCATCGCGCAGATGAAACCGTCCCATATCATCATATCGCCGGGGCCGGGAACACCTGCCGAGGCAGGGATATCCGTAGGCATCATCAAGCGATTCGCTTCCGCGATACCGATACTTGGTGTCTGTCTCGGGCACCAGGCCATCGGCTATGCACTCGGCGGCACGATAGTAAGCGCGCCGGTGATAATGCACGGCAAGGTAAGTTCCGTTTCGCATAACGGCGAAGGGGTATTCGCCGGCATCCCCTCTCCGCTCATCGCCACGCGCTATCATTCGCTCATCATCGACAGAAAGACATGCCCCGCCGATCTCGTGATAACGGCGGAGGTCGACGGCATCATCATGGGCGTGCGCCATCGCGAACACCCGCTCTTCGGCGTGCAGTTCCATCCGGAAAGCATCGCCACCGAGCATGGCAAAGTCATGATTGCAAATTTCCTTGCAGTGAAGGCGTGATCGATGAAACGCGCTTTTCAACGCACTTCGCTCGCGGCGATAATGCTCGCAGCAACGTGCTTCCACCCGCTCTTCGGGGCATCATCGGGAACGAATTGGCGCATCGACGATAACGCGACCGCCCTTGAGATAGTCAAACTCGGAATGATAACCGCAGTACCGATAGCGCTTTTCCTTGCGGCAGGCTTCGGTTCGCCGGAATATCGGCTGCCGTTCATCATCGCCGGCTCGGTAACGTCCGTTCCCGCCATTGCCGGGATAACGCTCTTCACCATAGACATCATCAATTATGATCCGAACAAAGACCCGTCGATAACGATGGCCGGCACTGAGATCCGTGCATCGATACGATTCTACTTCTGAGGCAGTATGCAGCATCGTTCAGCCGATATTGAATCGGCATACACAGTACTGGATGGACGACCGATAGACGAAGCGCTTGCCTCTCGTCTCATCGATACCCCATCAGCATATGCGATGGACCTCTACTCCCTCGCCAACAAAGTACGCATGGCGAACACGCCGTCATACGACGCCTGCAGCATCGTCAACGCGAAATCGGGCGCCTGCTCCGAGGACTGCGCCTTCTGCGCGCAATCGGGGAGCAATAACGCCGCCGTTGAGATATATCCGCTCATGGACGAGGCATCGCTCCTTGCCAAAGCACGCGAAGCGAAAGCGAACGGCGCGAGCGCGTTCTCCATCGTCACGAGCGGATGCGGATACGAGACGCCGTCGCCGGAATTGCGCCGCATCATAACGGCGATTGAACGCATACGCGACGCGGTCGGCATCGATATGCATGCATCGCTCGGCATTCTGGGCGATGAGTCGCTTACCCTGCTGAAGGCTGCCGGGGTATCGATGATACATCACAATCTTGAAACAGCACCGTCGCATTTCATGAACATATGCACGTCCCACACTATCGATGCGCGGA from Spirochaetota bacterium encodes:
- a CDS encoding Nif3-like dinuclear metal center hexameric protein, which codes for MNIHEAEEFLTGLFEPMPDEMGLTAAHAQTIHAVGYATNLTPEVIDAAAERNVDLILTHHNAWNFIYGMDVRCRSLLREHRLSHFFVHLPLDAADFGTSATFVERLGASIVGKTTAYKGLSCGRIAEFSEPLPFEDLVAKVSAICEEKVLSWKNHTRSVRRIGFVAGAGEMTADMLEMVEKGCDAYITGEKVLYTLQYASFKCIDLIVGSHTYTELPGVERLARRLIDQFPELSLMRLPEAHDELPQ
- a CDS encoding response regulator transcription factor, producing MGTIIAIVEDDRDIRELVDMTLTKANFTVKPFANGDDFMRYLRTAIPACCILDLMLPDMSGIDICKSMRSDERTGNIPIIMLTAKSEESDKVLGLELGADDYMTKPFSTRELTARVKAVLRRRALAEEKNIVRTVDNITIDTEKFEVSAAGKRIELTTTEFKILDLLTERPGAVCSRNRILDHLWGNEKATTDRAVDVHIMNLRTKLGRVGDRIRNIRGVGYKFQ
- a CDS encoding M23 family metallopeptidase encodes the protein MYRCIPALTLALTAGPLTALSISRTDFATIYRSGKAISVYTPTVLLANDGLRSGATICETADTNGPYAYLMPRGRGIVKRTNGTNVMTIDEGALVTADARLRSNSNAVEHTNAFRIRSSVSEFQAGKPAIFFLVSQLPLSNVRAEMFISDFAYDVVFTPQKPQDGQYLFRAVTGFDCEWRSKRTVLRVSADTAPGIRLSVGAQLQFTNTSPRIGVPQTVRNFGQNLVSIMYDRRAVDEGARLRTNILNTVSPKNLLDGPFLVPADGDCTSAFGIPRVYTARDRSYHRGMDIGNAEGTPIRAANSGVVLLSELLYVRGNCVIIDHGEGLLSEYMHMSKLAAAAGSFVRKGDIIGYMGATGLATGPHLHWGVRTGTVCVDPLAFTNNVLPTIQEARSEVY
- a CDS encoding aminodeoxychorismate/anthranilate synthase component II, with amino-acid sequence MVLFIDNYDSFTYNLVQYVGEKNPDVRVVRNDAVTLDGIAQMKPSHIIISPGPGTPAEAGISVGIIKRFASAIPILGVCLGHQAIGYALGGTIVSAPVIMHGKVSSVSHNGEGVFAGIPSPLIATRYHSLIIDRKTCPADLVITAEVDGIIMGVRHREHPLFGVQFHPESIATEHGKVMIANFLAVKA
- the bioB gene encoding biotin synthase BioB codes for the protein MQHRSADIESAYTVLDGRPIDEALASRLIDTPSAYAMDLYSLANKVRMANTPSYDACSIVNAKSGACSEDCAFCAQSGSNNAAVEIYPLMDEASLLAKAREAKANGASAFSIVTSGCGYETPSPELRRIITAIERIRDAVGIDMHASLGILGDESLTLLKAAGVSMIHHNLETAPSHFMNICTSHTIDARIATVKRAKAHGFRVCCGGILGLGESPRQRVELAFAIRSLSVDAIPINVLNRLDGTRIERHPISIREIMNAVAVFRLINPKTIIKIAAGRESALADWQGLVFNAGANSMLIGGYLTTRGRAVALDRELIDALEGF
- a CDS encoding metallopeptidase family protein — encoded protein: MSVTPRKRTAHFRWSRTVFEKAILDALNEIPAALANAVENVEFIINDAPAKPGSKNFLLGLYQGVPLNERGLFYQNALPDTITLYRANIERTAKNRNELVGTIRDTIIHEVAHYFGMNDREIRKRGFG
- a CDS encoding polysaccharide deacetylase family protein, which gives rise to MARTANKKRKKKGSRGTLPVDETIARIKAEEQRSKHDASSANLDEERDLLEAKEIFALSKVEIEETPVSRVGKRVRRIILISLPAIGALSILFYLFVLPNLFRASVDTIQDLSKKVDDDKQKIAVLRDNEEIQKNLLFDYKIQFDRYRIRARKESIANIRDMNMGEMVERNLLRFTSGITNAGRNVFRGTTRLKRIAITFDLGTGTDAGRLYAILKKYGVVATVFISNETPRKNAGSLLRGANLRYIKLLSDLGCEFGNHTWSHFELVRSLYETSYKERVLHNDYSTYPLSREEFAAQLKQVEDTFRKVTGKELAKIWRAPYGSVDQDILNVAASLGYPVHVYWTVDFLDYVSGATTVSYNADRAEAVTVRNSNYYTSKQMLSRLIAMENYDPMRMNGVITLCHLGSAREYDKMIDIVPRFIEHYRKRGYKFVTVTEILGDGPKEYEHLK
- a CDS encoding ATP-binding protein, with the protein product MKRSLFIRIFAGFLTIIALMSVITILALRTVRDSGRASAGRELYDLAKSVEAAVLPYAMRGDALGIERYIRPLARTLNKRITVIALNGVVMADSDHDPKTMENHADRPEIVAAQTYRSGESERRSVTLKESMLYLAVTASVDGQPVCFIRTSMRAKTFEDTMRRALLVIGIAAAVGIAAAILFAVVVSRTLGHPLAVVSEASSRVASGDLNARAYVSETSAFKPLADNFNSMVASLKGLIDELSARKDELATVFAAIEEAVVLIDAKGTIVIANDAFRSVAGVASTGRTYWDVLPEDGFLTVVRSAKSGEFVHREMRMAERTFAVASRALLSRGYILVMLRDVSMERDIERLKRDLVSNVSHELRTPLTSIKGYAETLADELSGDARLKFVDIIRKNAERLANIVRDLLVLSDLERETPSLDRERMDMTEIVKDVLSIFEKRALEKGLTITLDAPAPVVILCDRFKLEQLVINLVDNAVKYTEQGGIAVRISGGDTAAVRIEDTGIGIPAEDVPHIFERFYVVDKSRSREAGGTGLGLSIVKHIVHLHNGDIAVQSVVGKGTTFTVTIPAG
- the pgeF gene encoding peptidoglycan editing factor PgeF codes for the protein MDNEIRFIRPVRSPVRVPVFTSMRTGGVSEGPYASLNTAYHVGDNEAHVAENRTRLFDAIGMPLARAVFLDQTHSASCVIADESHAGRGVRAHADAIPATDAVITKCTGIPLVIQTADCLPVVIADTEKGVIAAVHCGWKGIAGGILQNTVSAMRTAFGCRSADMHVFCSAAIGAACYEVGTEVASFFRCVTNVDGKLFLDIKSEAVSILMTLGVTESTIEVAPENTFTDAGLFSYRRDKICGRMATIVMIR